A single genomic interval of Labrus mixtus chromosome 6, fLabMix1.1, whole genome shotgun sequence harbors:
- the cacul1 gene encoding CDK2-associated and cullin domain-containing protein 1, producing MIMDALEDDILDFKDDQNHNYCANISGRTRTTRSQGTDSTDAQAPGSLSVPGETPGCKRGTLSDSKGLTKFTDSDRDCASSKVRETANMAPPSTVDGKRTIDSPSKFLLNAMAVEDYRKNHWPNLEKAIDRLLLYNPTDHISVSYAQIYSYVYRCVCQQHSELLYNDLIMKITSHLQQVSIHLEASPPGNVIENFNDALTQYTASLQCIVPVFMYLNKFYIESKLNSDLRKDLMKLFADQVAEKHVNTLMSLLIKAHSMPFQVQPSTMASVVKGLYSLQPEWAKLAPALFSGFIPQINPPTEESLLSDYAAYDKKLQMALSMNGFPRGDQSLKRTSDDS from the exons ATGATAATGGATGCCCTAGAAGATgacattttagattttaaagaCGACCAAAACCACAACTATTGTGCAAACATCAGCGGCAGAACCCGCACTACAAGAAGCCAGGGGACGGATTCAACGGATGCCCAAGCGCCCGGCAGTCTGTCGGTGCCAGGTGAAACCCCGGGGTGTAAGCGAGGGACTTTGTCTGACAGTAAAGGACTGACAAAGTTTACAGACTCGGATAGAGACTGTGCTAGCAGTAAAGTCAGAGAGACTGCTAACATGGCTCCGCCTTCTACTGTCGATGGAAAACGTACTATCGACTCTCCTTCCAAATTCC TTCTGAATGCAATGGCTGTAGAAGACTACCGGAAAAACCACTGGCCAAACCTCGAAAAGGCAATTGATCGTCTGTTGCTTTACAATCCAACAGACCACATCTCTGTTTCTTATGCTCAGATATATAG TTACGTCTACAGGTGTGTTTGTCAGCAGCACTCAGAGCTGCTCTACAATGATTTGATAATGAAAATAACAAGCCATCTGCAACAGGTGTCAATCCATCTAGAA GCTAGCCCACCAGGGAATGTCATCGAGAACTTTAACGATGCTCTAACCCAATACACAGCCTCTCTACAATGTATTGTTCCTGTATTCATGTACTTG AACAAGTTCTACATCGAATCAAAACTCAACAGCGACCTAAGAAAGGATCTGATGAAGTTGTTTGCTGATCAAGTTGCAGAAAagcatgtgaacacactgatgT CTCTTCTCATCAAAGCTCATTCGATGCCTTTTCAAGTACAGCCATCTACAATGGCCAGCGTGGTTAAAGGCCTCTACAGCCTACAACCAG AGTGGGCAAAGTTAGCCCCAGCTCTCTTCTCTGGGTTTATTCCCCAAATCAACCCACCAACTGAGGAGTCTCTGCTGTCTGACTATGCTGCTTATGACAAGAAGCTGCAGATGGCGCTGTCAATGAATGGATTTCCCCG AGGTGACCAGTCTCTGAAACGGACCAGTGATGACTCCTGA